A window of Pectobacterium carotovorum genomic DNA:
GCTCGGAATACAGCTGCTTATCGATATCGTGGTAATAATAAATACCCGTCATCAGAAGTAACGAAGAGAAGAAGACGATCAAATAGATAAATAATTTGATATGAAAGGAAAGTCTAATTCTCATGATGTGCGGTAACCTGCCGGTGAACGAAAAATAGCTGATGAATTTATCACGAATGGTAATAAGAATGGACTGAGAGGAAAAAACTTGTGAGCAATAACACGTTTAAATAGGTTGTTACCAATACGATGGCAGTAATAAACAGATAAAATTAAACGCATCTGTTTTCTTTAATAAACAACTTAATTACGTTTTATCAACATAGTCATTTTTAGGAAATAAAAACCATAAACTCCATAGAAACCGTAAAGTTTATTTTGAGCGTAAAATCATCTAACTGCGTGCCTAATAAACAATTTTTGAATATAAACCATATAAACCATAAACACCTTTAAAACTCATTTTTTAATTTGAAGGGAATCACATAATAATAGGTGGCCGACCCCTATCATTCGCGGACAAAATAAAACGGGGACAGAGTTATGAGCACGACTGATGATTCATATATTGTGGTAAATAATGAGGCGGCTGGGAAGGCCTCATTAAAGGAAAAATGGTGGCACGTTCTGGATACCTATAAAGTAGGTATTATCCCTGTGCCGCTTTTTGTACTGGCGGGGGTATTAATCGGCATCGACTGCCTGAGTGGCAAGTTGCCGAGCGACATCGTCGTGATGGTGGCGACGCTGGCATTCTTCGGGTTTGCCTGTGGTGAATTTGGCAAGCGTCTGCCGATTATCGGCAAGATGGGGGCGGCGGCAATCTGTGCGACCTTTATCCCCTCGGCGATGGTGCATTACGGCCTGCTGCCGGACGTTGTCGTTGAATCCACGACCAAGTTCTATAAAAGTACCAACATCCTGTATCTCTATATCTGCTGCATTATTGTCGGCAGCATCATGAGTATGAATCGGCAGACGCTGATTCAGGGCTTCCTGCGTATTTTCTTCCCTATGCTGTGCGGTGAAATCGCCGGCATGCTGGTGGGCATGGGCGTCGGTATTGCGCTTGGCCTGGATCCGTTCCAAATCTTCTTCTTCCTGATTCTGCCGATTATGGCGGGCGGAGTGGGTGAAGGTGCTATCCCGCTGTCTATCGGTTATGCCACGATTCTGCATATGGATCAGGGCGTTGCGCTGGGGCGCGTCTTGCCTATCGTGATGCTGGGCAGCCTGACCGCGATCATTCTTGCCGGTGTTCTGAATCAGTTGGGTAAACGCTATCCACACCTGACTGGTGAAGGTGAATTGATGCCGAATAAAGACAATAACCTGGGCGGTGGCGCAAGCAGCACACCCGCTTCTGCCTTTAGCGGCAAAGCCGATGTAACTACCATTGCCTCTGGCGCTCTACTGGCAATCCTGCTGTATATGGTGGGTATGCTTGGTCACAAAGTCATTGGCCTGCCTGCACCGGTTGGCATGCTGTTCGCTGCGGTGTTGGTGAAACTGGCTCACGGTGTTTCACCGAAAATGCTGGAAGGTTCTCAGGTCGTTTATAAGTTCTTCCAGACCTCTGTGACGTATCCGATTCTGTTTGCTGTTGGTGTGGCGATTACACCGTGGCAGGAATTGGTGAACGCTTTTACGATTCAAAACCTGCTGGTGATTATTTCTACCGTAGTGACGCTGGTCGCGACTGGCTTCTTTGTGGGTAGAAAAATCGGCATGCACCCGATTGATGTTGCCATTATTTCCTGCTGCCAGAGCGGACAGGGCGGTACCGGTGACGTTGCGATTCTGACAGCAGGTAACCGTATGGTGCTGATGCCATTCGCACAGATTGCCACGCGTATCGGCGGTGCGATTAACGTTTCGATATCACTGCTGGTGCTCGCCAACTTTTTAGTCTGATGTTATTCAGAAAATAAAAAGCGCTGAGCTATACCCGTCATACTTCAAGTTGCATGTGCGTTGACTGCGTTCACTCACCCGAATCACTTACTTGAGTAAGCTCATCGGGATTCGC
This region includes:
- a CDS encoding 2-hydroxycarboxylate transporter family protein, which codes for MSTTDDSYIVVNNEAAGKASLKEKWWHVLDTYKVGIIPVPLFVLAGVLIGIDCLSGKLPSDIVVMVATLAFFGFACGEFGKRLPIIGKMGAAAICATFIPSAMVHYGLLPDVVVESTTKFYKSTNILYLYICCIIVGSIMSMNRQTLIQGFLRIFFPMLCGEIAGMLVGMGVGIALGLDPFQIFFFLILPIMAGGVGEGAIPLSIGYATILHMDQGVALGRVLPIVMLGSLTAIILAGVLNQLGKRYPHLTGEGELMPNKDNNLGGGASSTPASAFSGKADVTTIASGALLAILLYMVGMLGHKVIGLPAPVGMLFAAVLVKLAHGVSPKMLEGSQVVYKFFQTSVTYPILFAVGVAITPWQELVNAFTIQNLLVIISTVVTLVATGFFVGRKIGMHPIDVAIISCCQSGQGGTGDVAILTAGNRMVLMPFAQIATRIGGAINVSISLLVLANFLV